In Nitratireductor basaltis, the following are encoded in one genomic region:
- the guaB gene encoding IMP dehydrogenase: MARIIETATGAEALTFDDVLLQPGHSEVMPGQTDVRTRIAGDIELNIPILSAAMDTVTEARLAIAMAQAGGIGVIHRNLSPAEQAEEVRQVKKFESGMVVNPVTIGPDATLADAHALMNAHKISGIPVVDNGGKGGHLTGRLIGILTNRDVRFASDPNQPVKELMTRENLITVRDGVSQEEAKRLLHQHRIEKLLVVDDQNNCVGLITVKDIEKSQLNPNACKDAKGRLRAAAATSVGEDGFERAERLIDAGVDLLVIDTAHGHSQRVLDAVARAKKLSNSVRILAGNVATADGTKALIDAGADAVKIGIGPGSICTTRVVAGVGMPQLSAIMTAAEVAQKEGISIIADGGIKYSGDLAKALAAGAAAAMVGSLLAGTDESPGEVYLYQGRSFKAYRGMGSVGAMARGSADRYFQAEVRDTLKLVPEGIEGQVPYKGPTGNVLHQLTGGLKAAMGYVGAPTLEEFQKKATFVRISNAGLRESHPHDVTITRESPNYPGAS, translated from the coding sequence ATGGCAAGAATAATCGAGACTGCAACGGGCGCGGAAGCGCTGACTTTCGACGACGTTCTGCTGCAGCCCGGACATTCCGAAGTCATGCCCGGTCAGACCGATGTGCGCACGCGCATTGCCGGCGATATCGAACTCAACATCCCGATCCTTTCCGCAGCCATGGACACTGTCACCGAGGCGCGGCTGGCGATTGCCATGGCGCAGGCTGGCGGCATCGGTGTGATCCACCGCAATCTTTCTCCAGCCGAGCAGGCCGAGGAAGTGCGCCAGGTCAAGAAGTTCGAATCCGGCATGGTGGTAAATCCGGTCACCATAGGGCCTGATGCCACCCTGGCAGACGCTCACGCACTGATGAATGCGCACAAGATTTCCGGCATTCCGGTTGTGGATAATGGCGGCAAGGGCGGGCATCTGACTGGACGGCTGATAGGCATTCTCACCAATCGCGATGTGCGTTTCGCTTCCGATCCAAACCAGCCCGTCAAGGAGCTGATGACGCGGGAAAACCTCATCACGGTGCGTGACGGTGTGAGCCAGGAGGAAGCCAAGCGTCTTCTTCATCAGCACCGCATCGAGAAGCTGCTTGTGGTGGATGACCAGAACAACTGCGTGGGTCTCATAACCGTAAAGGATATCGAGAAGTCGCAGCTCAATCCGAATGCCTGCAAGGACGCCAAGGGCCGGCTTCGTGCCGCAGCGGCCACAAGCGTGGGCGAGGATGGCTTCGAGCGTGCCGAGCGTTTGATCGATGCAGGCGTCGACCTACTCGTGATCGACACCGCCCACGGCCATTCGCAGCGCGTGCTCGACGCGGTCGCCCGTGCCAAGAAGCTTTCGAATTCGGTTCGCATCCTCGCTGGCAATGTCGCGACAGCCGACGGCACCAAGGCGCTTATCGATGCCGGTGCCGATGCGGTGAAGATCGGCATCGGTCCCGGCTCCATCTGCACCACGCGCGTCGTGGCAGGTGTCGGCATGCCGCAGCTCTCCGCCATCATGACGGCTGCCGAAGTCGCACAGAAGGAAGGCATTTCGATCATCGCCGATGGCGGTATCAAATATTCCGGCGATCTCGCCAAGGCGCTGGCTGCAGGTGCTGCAGCGGCGATGGTCGGTTCGCTTCTGGCCGGTACGGATGAAAGCCCGGGCGAGGTCTATCTCTACCAGGGCCGCTCCTTCAAGGCCTATCGCGGCATGGGCTCTGTCGGCGCAATGGCGCGCGGCTCCGCAGACCGCTATTTCCAGGCAGAGGTTCGCGACACGCTGAAGCTCGTGCCCGAAGGTATCGAGGGACAGGTGCCTTACAAGGGACCAACGGGAAATGTGCTCCACCAGCTTACCGGCGGTCTGAAGGCGGCAATGGGTTACGTCGGTGCGCCGACACTCGAAGAGTTCCAGAAGAAGGCGACCTTCGTACGCATTTCAAATGCGGGACTGCGCGAAAGTCATCCTCATGATGTGACAATTACCCGCGAAAGCCCGAACTATCCGGGCGCATCCTGA
- a CDS encoding PaaI family thioesterase → MSGQPMADADFEARVRASFERQKAMKTLGAELTRVTPGTVEIEMPHNADFTQQHGFLHAGAISMALDSACGYAAYSLMPADAGVLTIEFKVNLLAPGRGERFLFRGSVTKPGRTIIVADGQAYAYDAEDNARLIATMTGTMMTIVGRQGIEG, encoded by the coding sequence ATGTCGGGTCAACCGATGGCAGATGCGGATTTCGAGGCACGGGTTCGAGCAAGCTTCGAGCGTCAGAAAGCCATGAAAACGCTGGGCGCGGAACTCACGAGGGTCACGCCCGGCACCGTCGAGATCGAGATGCCGCACAATGCGGATTTCACGCAGCAGCATGGCTTTCTGCACGCGGGCGCCATCTCCATGGCCCTGGATTCCGCCTGCGGCTATGCGGCCTATTCGCTGATGCCTGCGGATGCGGGCGTCCTGACGATCGAGTTCAAGGTCAATCTCCTCGCGCCGGGGCGTGGGGAGCGTTTCCTTTTCCGCGGCAGTGTCACGAAACCGGGGCGAACAATCATCGTCGCCGACGGGCAGGCATACGCTTATGATGCCGAGGACAATGCGCGCCTGATCGCCACCATGACCGGCACCATGATGACCATTGTCGGACGTCAGGGGATCGAGGGCTAG
- the katA gene encoding catalase KatA codes for MADRPTLTTTAGAPIPDNQNTMTAGERGPVLLQDYQLIEKLAHQNRERIPERVVHAKGWGAYGTLKITGDISKYTKAKALQPGSETPLLLRFSTVAGEQGAADAERDVRGFAIKFYTPEGNWDLVGNNTPVFFVRDPYKFPDFIHTQKRHPKTNLRSPTAMWDFWSLSPESLHQVTILMSDRGLPVAPMFMNGYGSHTYSFWNDAGERFWVKFHFKTVQGHKTLTNEEAESVVGKTRESYQEALFNTIENGEFPKWKVQVQIMPELDAEKTPYNPFDLTKVWPHADYPPIDIGELELNRNPENYFAEIEQAAFSPSNVVPGIGFSPDKMLQARVFSYADAHRYRLGTHYEALPVNAPRCPYHHYHKDGQMNFFGQKTGNVDAYYEPNSFGGAVEQPAAKEPPLKISGDADRYNHRVGNDDYSQPRALFNLFDDGQKNRLFNNIAAAMAGVPGEIIERQLAHFDKVHEDYGAGVRQALKEQHGYEANAIPVTGKTPQEAAE; via the coding sequence ATGGCTGATAGACCCACCTTAACCACCACTGCGGGTGCACCTATTCCCGACAATCAGAACACCATGACGGCTGGTGAGCGCGGTCCTGTCCTGCTGCAGGACTATCAGCTTATCGAAAAGCTGGCGCACCAGAACCGCGAGCGTATTCCAGAGCGCGTCGTGCACGCCAAGGGCTGGGGCGCCTATGGCACGCTGAAGATCACGGGCGACATCTCGAAATACACCAAGGCAAAGGCGCTGCAGCCGGGTTCCGAAACCCCGCTTCTCCTGCGCTTCTCCACCGTTGCCGGTGAGCAGGGTGCTGCCGACGCCGAGCGCGACGTTCGCGGTTTCGCGATCAAGTTCTACACGCCGGAAGGCAACTGGGATCTGGTCGGCAACAACACGCCGGTCTTCTTCGTGCGTGATCCCTACAAGTTCCCTGACTTCATCCACACGCAGAAGCGTCATCCAAAGACGAATCTCCGCTCGCCCACCGCAATGTGGGACTTCTGGTCGCTTTCGCCTGAAAGCCTGCATCAGGTGACGATCCTCATGTCGGACCGCGGACTGCCGGTCGCGCCGATGTTCATGAATGGCTACGGTTCGCACACCTATTCCTTCTGGAATGATGCCGGTGAGCGCTTCTGGGTGAAGTTCCACTTCAAGACCGTGCAGGGTCACAAGACCCTCACCAATGAAGAGGCCGAAAGCGTGGTCGGCAAGACCCGCGAGAGCTATCAGGAAGCGCTCTTCAACACGATCGAGAATGGCGAGTTCCCGAAGTGGAAGGTGCAGGTTCAGATCATGCCTGAGCTGGACGCGGAAAAGACACCTTACAATCCGTTCGACCTGACCAAGGTATGGCCACATGCGGACTATCCGCCGATCGATATTGGCGAGCTTGAGCTGAACCGCAATCCGGAAAACTACTTCGCCGAGATCGAGCAGGCTGCCTTCTCGCCATCCAACGTGGTTCCGGGCATCGGCTTCTCGCCGGACAAGATGCTGCAGGCGCGCGTGTTCTCCTATGCGGACGCACATCGCTACCGCCTTGGCACGCATTACGAGGCCCTGCCGGTCAATGCGCCGCGTTGCCCGTACCACCACTATCACAAGGACGGCCAGATGAACTTCTTTGGCCAGAAGACGGGTAATGTGGATGCCTACTACGAGCCGAACTCCTTCGGCGGTGCCGTCGAGCAGCCGGCAGCCAAGGAGCCGCCGCTGAAGATCTCGGGCGATGCGGACCGCTACAACCACCGTGTGGGCAATGACGATTACTCGCAGCCGCGGGCACTCTTCAACCTGTTCGACGACGGTCAGAAGAACCGCCTGTTCAACAATATCGCAGCCGCGATGGCCGGTGTGCCGGGCGAAATCATCGAGCGCCAGCTCGCTCATTTCGACAAGGTGCATGAGGACTATGGCGCAGGCGTGCGTCAGGCTCTCAAGGAGCAGCATGGCTATGAGGCCAATGCAATTCCGGTAACGGGCAAGACGCCGCAGGAAGCTGCCGAGTAA
- a CDS encoding 5'-methylthioadenosine/S-adenosylhomocysteine nucleosidase (Enables the cleavage of the glycosidic bond in both 5'-methylthioadenosine and S-adenosylhomocysteine) has translation MHVPLTSLAGHDVLFVMAAEAEYGPQLRSRFTPLMTGVGPVEAGVSVGAALVTSKIAGRLPHLVVSLGSAGSRELEQTGIYQASTVSYRDMDASPLGFPKGITPFLDLPAALALPLQLPAIPTATLSTGANIVSGSAYDTIDAQMVDMETYAVLRACQQFDVPLVALRGISDGAAELQHVSDWTEYLDIIDGKLAGCVDTLSSYLETHKLREERDYEA, from the coding sequence ATGCATGTGCCGCTCACATCGCTTGCCGGTCATGATGTGCTCTTCGTCATGGCCGCGGAGGCCGAATACGGCCCGCAACTGCGATCTCGCTTCACGCCGCTCATGACCGGCGTGGGACCGGTAGAAGCAGGTGTCTCCGTTGGAGCCGCCTTGGTGACATCGAAGATCGCGGGGCGCTTGCCCCATCTTGTCGTGTCGCTGGGCTCTGCAGGAAGCCGCGAACTTGAACAGACCGGGATCTATCAGGCCTCCACCGTTTCCTATCGTGACATGGATGCTTCACCCTTGGGCTTCCCGAAGGGTATCACGCCCTTCCTCGACCTTCCGGCGGCGCTTGCCTTGCCTCTGCAGCTTCCCGCGATTCCCACCGCCACGCTTTCCACCGGTGCGAATATCGTGAGCGGGAGTGCATATGACACTATCGATGCGCAGATGGTGGATATGGAGACCTACGCGGTTCTGCGTGCCTGCCAGCAGTTCGATGTTCCACTTGTTGCCCTGCGCGGTATCTCCGATGGGGCGGCGGAATTGCAGCACGTAAGTGACTGGACCGAGTATCTCGACATCATCGATGGCAAGCTTGCAGGATGCGTGGATACACTGTCATCCTATCTCGAAACGCACAAACTTCGTGAAGAACGCGATTATGAAGCCTAA
- a CDS encoding hydrogen peroxide-inducible genes activator: MIRLTLRQMQYFAALADTLHFGRAAENAGVTQPALSSQIAEMEQQLGVRLFERGSGRVILTDDAQRIKPRIERILAEVRELEQSARRREAVLEGRFRLGLIPTVAPYLLPILLPALKTRFPDLRLEVREAVTQTLVDELNSGSLDGIVIAEPMALASLVQADLFEDTFLLAVPQGEAARLSPPIMEEEMALERLMLLEEGHCLRSQALDICRRMKTTVSTDFGATSLATLLQLVSNGLGVTLIPEIARPAAEAMAGIAVLPFAPPRPYRMLNLAWRKSSGRQGDFDALAELLRSLRPVGASTDDLHGKNDPHDRQNQKAQPE; this comes from the coding sequence ATGATCCGATTAACGCTTCGACAGATGCAATACTTTGCGGCACTCGCCGACACGCTCCATTTCGGGCGTGCGGCTGAGAATGCGGGTGTCACGCAACCCGCCCTCTCCTCCCAGATTGCGGAAATGGAACAGCAATTGGGAGTGCGACTTTTCGAGCGGGGGTCCGGACGCGTGATCCTCACGGATGATGCCCAGCGCATCAAACCGCGGATCGAGCGAATCCTGGCCGAAGTGAGGGAACTGGAACAGTCTGCCCGCAGGCGCGAAGCCGTGCTGGAGGGCCGCTTTCGGCTCGGCCTCATTCCAACGGTTGCTCCCTATCTATTGCCCATCCTGCTTCCGGCCTTGAAAACCCGCTTTCCCGATCTGCGCCTGGAAGTGCGCGAGGCGGTCACGCAAACACTGGTGGACGAACTCAACAGCGGCAGCCTCGACGGTATCGTCATCGCTGAACCCATGGCGTTGGCATCACTGGTTCAGGCGGATCTGTTCGAGGACACTTTCCTGCTAGCCGTGCCGCAAGGTGAAGCCGCGCGCCTGTCGCCACCGATCATGGAAGAGGAAATGGCGCTGGAACGGCTTATGCTGCTTGAGGAAGGGCATTGCCTGCGCAGCCAGGCGCTCGACATCTGTCGGCGCATGAAAACCACGGTAAGCACGGATTTCGGCGCAACCAGTCTGGCCACATTGCTGCAGTTGGTCAGCAACGGTCTGGGTGTCACGCTTATCCCGGAGATCGCCCGACCGGCCGCCGAAGCAATGGCCGGGATCGCGGTTCTGCCCTTTGCACCGCCCCGGCCTTACCGAATGCTCAATCTCGCCTGGCGCAAATCGAGCGGCCGGCAAGGCGATTTCGATGCGCTTGCCGAACTGCTCCGGTCCCTCAGGCCGGTCGGCGCGTCAACTGACGATCTGCACGGCAAGAACGATCCACATGATCGCCAGAACCAGAAAGCCCAGCCCGAATAG
- a CDS encoding MAPEG family protein, which yields MTQTAIIWPMIAHVLLVYIVYVLVLLRRTAAVKAGNATVAQFRENQNEPSESIFVRNNLANQFELPVLFHAVCLALAVTGGATGLAVTLAWIFIASRYAHAVVHIRGGRIGHRQKLFGLGFLVLAIMWIVLAVQIVS from the coding sequence ATGACGCAGACCGCCATCATCTGGCCCATGATTGCCCATGTGCTGCTTGTCTATATCGTCTATGTGCTGGTGCTGTTGCGCAGAACAGCTGCGGTCAAGGCGGGCAACGCGACAGTCGCGCAATTCCGTGAGAACCAGAACGAGCCTTCGGAGAGCATCTTCGTACGCAACAATCTGGCCAACCAGTTCGAACTGCCGGTGTTGTTTCACGCCGTGTGCCTGGCGCTGGCGGTCACGGGTGGAGCAACGGGGCTGGCGGTCACACTGGCCTGGATATTTATCGCAAGCCGTTACGCACACGCCGTTGTCCATATTCGAGGCGGTCGCATCGGGCATCGCCAGAAACTATTCGGGCTGGGCTTTCTGGTTCTGGCGATCATGTGGATCGTTCTTGCCGTGCAGATCGTCAGTTGA
- a CDS encoding TspO/MBR family protein → MKGRWAALILFVLAVLLAGLAIGYATRPGEWYSSLDKPPFTPPNWIFAPVWTTLYVMIAVAGWYVKIEQPDAYAFRLWMFQLLLNFLWSPLFFAGHLVGAALIVILALLASVVTFASRTWTTARPASLLFIPYALWVAYALALNTGIWALNPFA, encoded by the coding sequence ATGAAGGGACGTTGGGCCGCACTCATTCTATTTGTACTGGCAGTTCTGCTCGCCGGTTTGGCTATCGGCTACGCAACGCGTCCAGGTGAATGGTACAGCTCACTGGACAAGCCACCCTTCACACCGCCGAACTGGATCTTCGCACCGGTTTGGACGACCCTTTATGTCATGATCGCCGTGGCAGGGTGGTATGTGAAGATAGAGCAGCCCGACGCCTATGCCTTTCGTTTGTGGATGTTCCAGCTGCTCTTGAACTTCCTGTGGTCACCCCTCTTTTTCGCCGGACACCTGGTAGGTGCGGCCCTGATCGTGATCCTCGCGCTGCTCGCCTCGGTCGTGACCTTTGCTTCCCGCACCTGGACGACGGCGCGCCCGGCTTCGCTGCTGTTCATTCCCTACGCGCTTTGGGTGGCCTATGCCCTGGCCCTGAACACGGGCATATGGGCGCTTAATCCCTTTGCCTGA
- a CDS encoding glycosyl transferase family 90 produces MGIANRMRSPARRVGFYGAAIARELIPNLIWAMRKERWFAEVARTGVDEELRLRVNYYNKLAQGAELGMHAVRLDDVPRGASYYYFDLRRDICAFKQTLRLHPLFGDIAYVPDVPSIVKSRPVGSENTRSVLLKLNRLRHFQLFRDPFSFEQKAPHAVWRGSAHSRVRRELIARHGMRRDHDIGHAGVPRDGLVPTQRLLPQEQMRFRYIISVEGNDVATNTQWIMASNSICLMPKPRFETWFMEGRLQPFVHYVPLNDDLSDLDERIAWCEENRDDAREIVANAQSHVAKFYDDRREALISLLVLQKYFERTGQIEPSPFSTEIFD; encoded by the coding sequence ATGGGCATCGCCAACAGAATGCGCAGTCCCGCGCGACGGGTGGGCTTCTATGGCGCGGCAATCGCGCGTGAACTGATACCCAATCTCATCTGGGCCATGCGCAAGGAGCGCTGGTTTGCGGAAGTTGCGCGTACTGGCGTGGATGAAGAATTGCGCCTACGGGTAAACTACTACAACAAGCTCGCCCAAGGTGCGGAGCTTGGCATGCACGCCGTGCGCTTGGACGACGTCCCCCGCGGCGCAAGCTATTACTATTTCGATCTGCGGCGCGATATTTGCGCATTCAAACAGACATTGAGGCTCCATCCGCTTTTCGGCGACATAGCATATGTCCCGGATGTGCCGAGCATCGTGAAAAGTCGGCCCGTTGGTTCAGAAAATACACGATCAGTGCTTCTGAAGCTGAATCGCCTGCGCCATTTTCAGCTTTTTCGCGACCCCTTCAGCTTCGAGCAAAAGGCACCGCATGCAGTTTGGCGGGGCAGTGCCCACAGCCGGGTCCGGCGTGAACTGATTGCGCGGCATGGCATGCGACGCGATCATGACATTGGGCACGCTGGCGTTCCGCGGGATGGTCTCGTGCCGACGCAACGATTGCTTCCGCAGGAGCAGATGCGGTTCCGCTACATCATTTCCGTTGAAGGAAACGATGTGGCCACGAACACGCAGTGGATCATGGCTTCGAACAGCATATGTCTCATGCCCAAGCCGCGCTTTGAGACATGGTTCATGGAAGGGCGGCTCCAGCCCTTCGTGCACTACGTGCCGCTCAACGATGATCTGTCCGACCTGGATGAGCGTATTGCCTGGTGCGAGGAAAATCGGGATGACGCAAGGGAGATTGTTGCCAACGCGCAATCCCATGTCGCGAAATTCTACGACGACAGGCGCGAAGCGCTGATCTCGCTTCTGGTTCTGCAGAAATATTTCGAGCGGACCGGGCAGATCGAACCCTCTCCATTCTCGACCGAAATATTCGACTGA
- a CDS encoding RlmE family RNA methyltransferase encodes MSGTRKTVTGARALKTRVKKKRGLKNSSRRWLERHLNDPYVHRAQAEGMRSRAAYKLSEIDDKHKLLKPGLRVIDLGAAPGGWCQVAAERVGSDPEKPSVVGIDYLEMDPVPGAVILQMDFLDDEAPQRLMEALGGEPDLVISDMAAPTTGHRRTDHIRTMHLCETAADFAISVLREGGHFLAKTFQGGAENSLLDQLKKNFKSVHHVKPQASRSESVELYLLAKGFKGRPDDGNAYEADDSS; translated from the coding sequence ATGAGCGGCACCAGGAAAACCGTAACGGGAGCGCGAGCGCTCAAGACTCGGGTGAAAAAGAAGCGGGGGCTGAAGAACTCCTCCCGCCGTTGGCTCGAGCGCCACCTGAACGACCCCTATGTGCACCGGGCGCAGGCCGAGGGCATGCGTTCACGCGCCGCCTACAAGCTCTCCGAGATCGACGACAAGCACAAGCTCCTGAAGCCGGGGCTGCGCGTCATCGATCTCGGTGCGGCACCGGGTGGCTGGTGTCAGGTGGCGGCCGAGCGCGTCGGGTCGGATCCTGAAAAGCCGTCCGTTGTTGGTATCGACTACCTCGAAATGGACCCGGTTCCGGGAGCCGTCATCCTCCAGATGGACTTTCTCGATGACGAAGCGCCCCAACGTTTGATGGAAGCTCTGGGGGGGGAGCCTGATCTGGTGATATCCGACATGGCGGCACCCACGACAGGCCATCGCCGCACTGATCACATCCGGACAATGCATTTGTGCGAGACTGCTGCCGACTTTGCGATCTCGGTGCTTCGCGAAGGCGGACATTTTCTGGCCAAGACATTCCAGGGTGGTGCGGAAAACAGTCTGCTTGATCAGCTCAAGAAAAACTTCAAGAGCGTCCACCACGTGAAGCCCCAGGCCTCACGCAGTGAATCGGTGGAGCTTTATCTCCTGGCCAAGGGGTTCAAGGGCAGGCCGGATGATGGAAACGCTTATGAGGCTGACGACAGCAGCTGA
- a CDS encoding RsmB/NOP family class I SAM-dependent RNA methyltransferase: MRLGGRLSAAIEIIQDIETRHRPAADAMRDWGLSHRFAGSGDRAAIGNLVYDALRRRRSAAWLFDTETPRTLVLGAYFLETSTIPDALAAELEGDNFAPAPLDSGETATVTQRLAQPMPQAERANFPLWCEESLIASFGENWAEEGEALSARPPLDMRVNTLKATREKVLKALAHTHAASSPIAPHGVRVPPISGNGRHPNVQAEPAYRKGWFEVQDEGSQIVAELAGADAGQQVLDFCAGAGGKTLALSARMENKGQVFAFDADKQRLAPIFDRLKRAGSRNVQVVSRLDGLERQIGQMDLVLVDAPCTGSGTWRRRPDAKWRLTRQQLEARMAEQAEILDNAASFVRPGGRLVYITCSVFREENQDQADAFLKRNEAFSRQDHTALWAQCFSAPVPAYLDAGGVMLTPASTGTDGFHLTSFKRD, translated from the coding sequence ATGCGCCTAGGCGGCAGGCTGTCCGCAGCCATTGAAATCATCCAGGATATCGAAACACGTCATCGCCCCGCAGCAGATGCGATGCGCGACTGGGGTTTGTCGCATCGTTTCGCCGGCTCAGGCGACCGTGCGGCAATCGGCAATCTCGTCTATGATGCCTTGCGCCGCCGTCGCTCGGCAGCCTGGCTGTTCGACACGGAAACACCGCGCACCCTGGTGCTCGGCGCCTATTTCCTGGAAACATCGACAATACCCGACGCGCTGGCGGCTGAGCTGGAGGGCGACAACTTCGCTCCCGCTCCGCTGGACAGCGGGGAGACGGCGACCGTCACCCAACGTCTTGCGCAGCCCATGCCGCAGGCCGAACGCGCCAATTTCCCGCTTTGGTGCGAGGAAAGCCTCATTGCGAGTTTCGGCGAGAACTGGGCCGAAGAGGGCGAGGCACTTTCTGCCCGTCCGCCACTGGACATGCGGGTCAACACCCTCAAGGCGACAAGAGAAAAGGTGCTGAAGGCACTTGCCCACACACACGCTGCCTCTTCCCCCATCGCTCCTCACGGCGTGCGCGTTCCTCCCATTTCGGGCAATGGGCGCCATCCCAATGTTCAGGCAGAACCTGCCTACCGCAAGGGATGGTTCGAGGTGCAGGATGAGGGTTCGCAGATTGTCGCGGAACTGGCAGGGGCGGATGCCGGTCAGCAAGTCCTGGATTTCTGCGCGGGCGCTGGCGGCAAGACATTGGCCCTTTCCGCACGGATGGAGAACAAGGGACAGGTTTTCGCCTTTGACGCGGACAAGCAGCGCCTTGCACCCATCTTTGACAGGTTGAAGCGCGCAGGAAGCCGCAATGTGCAGGTCGTCTCGCGCCTGGACGGGCTGGAACGTCAAATCGGGCAGATGGATCTCGTACTCGTCGATGCGCCTTGCACCGGTTCTGGCACCTGGAGGCGCCGCCCGGATGCCAAATGGCGTCTGACCCGGCAGCAGCTTGAGGCGCGCATGGCAGAGCAGGCGGAAATACTGGACAATGCCGCGTCCTTCGTGCGTCCGGGCGGTCGGCTCGTCTACATCACCTGTTCGGTTTTCCGAGAGGAAAATCAGGATCAGGCAGACGCTTTTCTGAAGCGCAACGAGGCATTTTCACGGCAGGATCATACCGCACTCTGGGCCCAGTGTTTTTCTGCACCTGTGCCTGCATATCTCGACGCTGGCGGGGTGATGCTGACGCCGGCCTCCACCGGTACCGATGGCTTCCACCTCACCTCATTTAAACGTGATTGA
- a CDS encoding DHA2 family efflux MFS transporter permease subunit produces the protein MNRALPLVLAVALFMEQMDSTVIATSLPAIAADIGTSPVTLKLALTTYLVALAIFIPISGWMADRFGAKKVFRLAIAVFVLGSIACAFANSLVAFVLARFLQGMGGAMMTPVGRLVLVRATPRHQLVNAMAWLAVPALIGPIAGPPLGGFITTYFSWHWIFLINVPIGLAGIAMAGRVLPEIEAEQLKRLDAKGFLLSGIAASGIVFGLSVISLPALPPMVGIITVLAGIAAVLLYRQHATRVENPVLDLTLFRDHAFRSAIFGGFIFRVGVGATPFLLPLMFQLVFGLNPFQSGMLTFASAIGALAMKFGASRILRVGGFRQVLIISALLGSVFITVNAAFTAQTPHAVIIAVLIAGGFLRSLFFTSTNALVFAEIGDREAGQATAIAAASQQISIALGVAVGGGVLEATAWLGDGTIGANAFTNAFIVVGLVTAFAAVPFLALPPEAGSSVSGHRRDARTPDDAAQPAE, from the coding sequence TTGAACCGCGCATTACCACTGGTGCTTGCCGTTGCGCTCTTCATGGAGCAGATGGATTCGACCGTCATCGCCACATCCCTGCCGGCCATTGCCGCAGATATCGGCACCAGCCCGGTCACTCTGAAACTTGCGCTGACCACCTATCTCGTCGCTCTTGCCATCTTCATACCCATCAGCGGCTGGATGGCAGATCGCTTTGGCGCGAAGAAGGTCTTCCGTCTTGCCATCGCCGTGTTTGTTCTGGGATCGATCGCCTGCGCCTTCGCCAATTCCCTGGTTGCCTTCGTTCTGGCGCGGTTTCTACAGGGTATGGGTGGCGCCATGATGACACCGGTGGGACGCCTTGTGCTCGTGCGCGCCACACCTCGCCACCAGTTGGTCAACGCCATGGCCTGGCTTGCGGTGCCCGCGCTCATCGGCCCAATCGCAGGCCCGCCGCTTGGCGGTTTCATCACAACCTATTTTTCCTGGCACTGGATCTTCCTGATCAATGTCCCGATCGGTCTTGCCGGCATAGCAATGGCGGGTCGGGTTCTGCCGGAAATTGAAGCGGAACAACTGAAGCGGCTCGATGCGAAGGGCTTTCTTTTATCGGGTATCGCCGCATCCGGCATTGTTTTCGGCCTTTCGGTGATCAGCCTCCCCGCGCTGCCACCGATGGTCGGGATCATCACCGTGTTGGCCGGCATCGCCGCTGTCCTGCTTTACCGCCAGCACGCCACGCGGGTGGAAAATCCGGTACTGGACCTGACGCTCTTTCGCGACCACGCCTTCCGCTCGGCCATCTTCGGTGGTTTCATCTTCCGCGTCGGCGTCGGAGCCACTCCATTTCTGTTGCCGTTGATGTTCCAGCTCGTCTTTGGCCTCAACCCGTTCCAATCGGGTATGCTGACCTTCGCCAGTGCCATCGGCGCATTGGCGATGAAGTTCGGCGCAAGCCGCATATTGCGCGTGGGCGGGTTCAGACAGGTACTGATAATTTCAGCTCTTCTCGGCAGCGTCTTCATAACCGTCAACGCAGCCTTTACGGCCCAGACGCCACACGCCGTCATCATCGCGGTTCTCATCGCCGGCGGCTTCCTGCGCTCACTCTTCTTCACCTCCACGAACGCGCTGGTCTTTGCAGAAATCGGCGATCGCGAAGCCGGTCAGGCAACGGCCATAGCCGCCGCATCCCAGCAGATCTCGATTGCACTGGGCGTGGCGGTCGGCGGCGGGGTGCTTGAGGCCACGGCATGGCTGGGCGACGGAACCATTGGCGCCAACGCCTTCACCAATGCCTTTATCGTGGTCGGGCTCGTGACGGCCTTCGCGGCGGTGCCGTTCCTGGCTCTACCGCCGGAAGCCGGCAGCAGTGTTTCAGGCCATCGGCGCGATGCGAGAACACCGGACGACGCAGCACAACCTGCCGAATAA